The sequence CGCGGTGATCAACCTCGCCTACTACTTCGACTGGTTCCAGGCCGAGACCGTCGACGAGGCGCGCCTGGCCGGCCAGGAACGCGCGGTCGAGCGCCTCGCCGAGCTTTGCCAGCACCACGACATCCTGCTGCTGCAGCCCTCCAGCTACCGCGTGTTCGATGGCGCCCGCGCCACCGCCTACAGCGAGAAGGACGAGCCGATGCCGCTGGGTCGTCGCGGCCAGGCTTTGTGGCGCATGGAGCAGTGGGTGCGTGCAACGTGCCCGCGCCATGTGCTGCTGCGCTTCGGCTGGCTGATCGATGACAGCCTGGAAGGCAGCCTGGGGCGTTTCCTCGAACGCACGCGGCTGGACCAGGAGTTCTTCCTCGCCGACGACCGCCGCGGCAACCCGACGCCGGTGGACGACGCCGCTCGGGTGATCCTCTCGGTGCTCAAGCAGCTCGACTGCCAGGCGCCGCTGTGGGGCACCTATCACTACGGCGGCCTGGAGGCCACCACCACCCTGGCCCTGGGCCAGGTGATCGTCGCCGAGGCCCGTGCTCTCAGCGGGCAGAACTTGCGCGACCCGAGCGCCCAGGCCCATGCCGTGCGCGCCGACGCCAGCGAGGAGCCGCAGCACGCGGTGCTCGCCTGCAAGAAGATCCTCCACACCTTCGGCATCAAGCCGCGCGCCTGGCGCGCCGCGCTGCCGACCCTACTGGACCGTTACTACCGTCGTGGCTGACATCTCCCCGGCATCCGCCGCCCCCATCCTCATCACCGGCGGCGCCGGTTTCATCGGCTCGCACCTGGCCGACGCGCTGCTGGCGCGCGGCTACCGCGTGCGCGTGCTGGACAACCTATCCGCCGGCAAGCGCGAGAACCTGGCAGCGGGCGTGGAACTGCTGGTCGGCGACGTCGCCGATGCCACCGTGGTGCGCCATGCGCTGAGCGGCTGCCAAGCTGTTGTGCACCTCGCGGCGGTAGCCTCGGTGCAGGCGTCGGTGGACGATCCGGTGGCGACCCACCAGAGCAACTTCATCGGCACCCTCAATCTCTGCGAAGCGATGCGCGAAGAGGGCGTGAAACGCGTGCTCTTCGCTTCCAGCGCGGCAGTCTACGGGCAGAATGGCCAGGGCACGGCGATCACCGAGGACCTGCCGAAGTCGCCGCTGACACCTTATGCGGCGGACAAGCTGGCCAGCGAGCACTACCTGGACTTCTATCGCCGCCAACATGGCCTGGAGCCGGCGATCTTCCGCTTCTTCAACGTCTACGGCCCGCGCCAGGACCCGTCCTCGCCCTATTCCGGGGTGATCAGCATCTTCACCCAGCGCGCCCAGGCCGGGCAGCCGATCACGGTTTTCGGCGACGGCGAGCAGACCCGCGACTTCATCTATGTCGCCGATCTCGTGCAATTGCTGGTGCAGGCGCTGGAAGCGCAGCAGGTCGTCGAGGGTGCGGTGAACGTCGGGCTGAACCAGGTGACCAGCCTGAACCAATTGCTTGCCGAGATCGGCCAGTTGGTCGGTGGACTACCGGCGGTGACCCACACCGAGGCACGTGCCGGCGACATCCGTCATTCGCGCGCCGACAACAGCCGCCTGCTGGCGCATTTCAGCCTCGCGCAGCCAACGCCCATCGGTGTCGGACTGGCGCGGCTGCTCGGCCGCTGATCACCACCAGGGCTTGGCCAGCGCCAGGTAGAAAATCCCGCCCAGTGCGCCCAGCGCCAGGACGCTGAACAGCGTCTTGGTCGGGCGCTGCGTGCTGCGCAGGGCGAATCCGGCCAGCACGATGTAACCCAGCAGCAGCCCCAGCTTGGCCTGCAGCCAGCGTGGCAGCGGCCAGGGCATCGCCAGGTGCACCAGCGCCAGGGCGCTGAGCAGCAGCAAGGTATCCACCAGGTGCGGTGCCCAGCGTTGCCAGCCGCGCGTGCGCCGGCCGCGCCAGCTCAGGGCCAGGCGCCAGCAGAAAAGTGCGGCACTGCTCAGCGCGAAGGTGATGTGCAGGGCTTTCAGCAGCGGGTACACGATTTTTCCTCGGACAGACAAAAGGCGCCCGAAGGCGCCTTCTGCTGGGGCTGGGGTCCCCGGGAGTTGCAGCTTAGAACTTGTAGCCGAAGCCGACCATGTAGACCCACGGGTCGACGTCGACGTTGACCTTGGTCTTCTGTACGCCCAGGGCGCTCGGGCCGTCGACGCTGGCCTTGGTGTCGATGTCCATGTACCAGACCGAGACGTTCACCAGCGCGTGCGGGTTCAGCATGTAGTCGAAGCCCAGTTCGCCGGCCAGGCCCCAGGAGTCCTGCAGCTTCAGGTTGCTGAAGCCCTGGTCCTCGCGTTGGCTGGACAGGTTTTCGTCGAAGAAGGTGGTGTAGTTGACGCCGATGCCAGCGTAGGGCTGGAACGGGTTGTTCTGGCCGCCCATGGGGTAGTACTGCAGCAGCACGGTCGGCGGCAGCTGCTTGACGTCGGCCAGCTTGCCGTCCAGGCCGGTCAGGCCGGTGGCGTGGTTCAGGCCCTTGACGTCCACCTGGTGGTTGAACGGAGTGGCGGCGACAAGCTCGACGCCCAGTTGGTCGGTGAACAGGTAGCTGAAGGTCAGGCCCAGCTGGGTATCGCTGTCCACGGTGGCCTTGGTGCCGCTCACCTTGTTGCCGTCGAGCTTGACGTTGCCGCTGTCGTCGTTCGGAGCGACGGTGGCGAAGCCGCCACGGATGATGAAGTCACCGGCGCGGTGGCCCATGAATTCATCGGCCGCCTGGGCGGCGAAGGGGGCGGCGACCGTGGCGGCGAGCAGGGCTGCAGCGAGCGGGGTCTTGAACATGACGGAGCTCCATGAGTTTCGAATTAGTGTTGGTGCTCCGCATGATAGTCAGCGATCCGTGGCGCTTCTTGACGCAGCTCAATACGGGCAAAAGGCCCGACCTTGACAAGCTGCGACAAGCCGTCGCAGTCACTGCCCCTCGTATTCGTAGGGCGCCACCTCGTCGGCCTTGAGCTGGTAGCCGGCCTGCGCGAGGTCGCTGTCCAGGGCCTTCACGCTGATTTTCCCGGTGACCCAGAACGGCTGGTACAGCTCATCCATCTTCACGCCCTTGGCGTCGTGCACGTAGACGATCTGGTTCGACGGCGGCGGCGGCACGTGGATGCAGGCGCCGTAGTAGGGCACCAGGAGGAACTCGCGGACCTCGCCGTCGGCCGCCACGTCCAGCGGCACCACATAGCCGGGCAGCTTCACCTGCTGGCCGTCCAGCGCCTGCACCACGGGGGCGTTCGGTGTCTGCTGCTTCGCCGCCGGCGCGCTCTCGGCGTTGAGCGTATCGGCCAGCTTGGAGAGGTCGTGCATCGGCACCGGCGGCGGGGGCGGCGGAGCGCCCTCGGGGATCAGCTGCGGCCAGGTCAGGGTGCGCGGCTCGCCGGCCAAGGCCGAGCCGCTGGCGAGCAGGACGAGAAAAAGACCCAGGGCGAGAGAAACTTTCTTCAAGGTTCAGGCACTCACAGGCGGATCGACAGGCCATCGGCCAGGGACTGGCGGTACGCGCGCCAGGCCGGCACGCAGCCCATCAGCAGGGCGGCCAGCAGTATGCCGCCGAGCAGCGACCACTCATAGGCGCTGGGCGCCGCCAGCGGCAGGTAGATGCCGTAGTTGGCCTGCACGAAGCCCTGTGCCGCGCCTATGCCCACGTAAAGCAGGCTGAGCCCGAGGGCGACGCCGGCCAGCGCCAGGGCGAAGGCCTCGGCCACCAGCAGGCTGAACACGTGCCAGGGCCGCGCGCCTACCGAGCGCAGGATGGCCATTTCGCGGCGGCGTTCGTTGAGGCTGGTGAGGATCGCCGTGAGCATGCCGATCAGCCCGGTCAGCACGACGAACAGCGAGACCACGAACAGTGCCTTCTCCGCCGTGCCCATCAGGCCCCAGAGCTCCTGCAGGGCGACGCCGGGGAGGATCGCCAGCAACGGTTCGCCGTCGTATTCGTTGATCTGCCGCTGCAGGGCGAAGGTCGCCACCTTGCTCTTCAGGCCGAGCAGGAAGGCGGTGATGGCGGTTGGTTGCAGGTTCATCGCCCGCGCCTGGTCGGCGCTGATGCGGCCGTCGCCGCGCGCCGGCACGCCGTTCTTCCAGTCGACGTGCAGCGCTTCCATCCCCGCGAGGGATATGTGCAGCGTGCGATCCACCGGCGTGCCGGTGCGGGCGAGGATGCCGACCACGGTGAACGGCTTGTCGGCGTGCTGCACCAGGCTGATGGTGCTCACGCCGTGGCTGAGGACGATGTGGTCGCCGAGCTTGTAGTGCAGCGCCTCGGCTACTTCGGCGCCGAGCACCACGTCGAACAGGTCCTGGCCGAAGGGCCGGCCTTCGGCGAGCTGCAGCGCCTGGTCGTGGCCGTAGTGGTAGTGCTCGAAGTAGCTGGCGTCGGTGCCCATCACCCGGTAGCCGCGGTGTGAGTCGCCCAGGGAGATCGGGATGGCCCACTTCACCAGCGGGCTTTCCTTCACCGTCTCGAAGCTTTCCCAGCGGATGTTGTTGGTGGCGTTGCCGATGCGGAACACCGAGTAGAGCAGAAGGTTGATGGAGCCCGAGCGCGCGCCGACGATCAGGTCGGTGCCGGCGATGGTGCTGGCGAAGCTGGCGCGGGCTTCGCTGCGCACCCGCTCGACGGCCAACAGCAGGCAGGCCGAGAGGGCGATGGCGAAAACCGTGAGCAGGGCGGTGAAACGGCGGTTGGCGAGGCTGGCCAGGGCCAGGCGGAACAGGTACATGCTCAGATCCCGGGGGCGGTGGCGGCGCGGTTGAGGTCGGCCAGCGAAAGGCTGCGGTCGAACAGCCGCGCCAGGCTCTGGTCGTGGCTGACGAACAGCAGGCTGGCGCCGGCGTCGCGGCATTCGGCGAACAGCAGTTGGAGGAAGGCTTCGCGGGCGTCGGCGTCGAGCGCCGAGGTTGGCTCGTCGGCGATCACCAGCTCCGGCTGGCCGATCAGCGCGCGCGCCGCGGCGACCCGCTGCTGCTGGCCGATCGACAGGTTGTCGGCGCGTCGCTGCTGCAGCGCCGCATCGCCCAGGCCGAGGTGCGCGAGCAGTGCGCGCGAGGCTTCGGCGACGCTGCCGTGGCGCTCTTGTGCGCGCGCCGCGCGACTGCGCGAGAAGTGGCAGGGCAGCTCGACGTTCTCCAGCACCGAGAGGAACGGCAGCAGGTTGAACTGCTGGAAGATGTAGCCGGTGTGGTCGACGCGGAAGTGATCGCGGCGCGCGGCGGAGAGCTGCGCGAGGTCCTCGCCGAGCAGGCGGATGCTGCCGCGTTGCGGCTTCTGTACGCCGCCGAGCAGGCCGAGCAGCGTGGTCTTGCCGCTGCCGGACGGGCCCTTGAGGAACAGCGTCTCGCCGCGGCGCAGGGCGAAGTGCGGGATGTCCAGCAGCTCCGCCTGGCCGGGCCAGGCGAAGCCGAGGTCGCGGAGTTCGAGCAGGTCATCCATGGCCGGTCAGAAGCTCAGCAGGCTGTTCGACGGGGTCAGCTCGGCGCCTTGCTGGCCTTTCGGGCCGATCAGCTGCACCACCAGCTTCTGGGTGGCGGGGAAGCGCTTGAACAGCGGCGCCAGGTCGAGGCTGGCGAGGGCCTCGGGCGAGGCGCAGGTCAGGGTGTAGTGGGCGTTGATGTCGGCGTGCTGGTGGCCTTCGTGCTCGTCGCCATCGTCATCGTGGTCTTCGGCCTTGGCATTGCCGAACAGCGGGCTGCTCAGCTCGACCTCGGTGACGCTGCAATTGGCCGCGACCGGCGGCACGAACAGCTCCAGCGGCTTGCCCAGCTGGATGCGGGCGGCGGCCACTGTGGCCTGGTCGGCGGCGCTGCTGGCCGGGTGCTCGAAGCCGACGAAGTTCATCGCCGGGCTGTCTACTTCCAGCTCCAGGGTCTTGCCGTCCAGCGCGACGTTGAGCTGGGCCACACCGTGCTCGTGCTTGCCGAGGCTGTGCTGGTGTTCGTCATGGGCCTGGGCGGCGGCGAAAGGGAGCAGGGCCAGGGCAAGCAGCAGAGGGCGCATCGGGGTCTCCAGCGGTTGGGATGTTTTAGGGGTTGTTACGTTATAACAAAGTGTTGCCGGCGCCTAGAGGGATTCCAATTGGCGCTCGCGATTCGGCGTGGGAGCATGCGCGCCACTCTGGAGGAAATGCCCATGCGAATTCGCGGACACATCGGCGACTGGCCGGTGGACCTGGTGCTGGAGCTGGACGAGGCGGAATGGCGGCGCCTGGGGGTGGCGCTACAGCAAGCGCCGATTGCAGTCGAGCCTGTAGCGCCTGTGGATAACCCGCCGCCATCCAGCGCGCCCGCCCGCCTCTGGCAGGCGGCCTGCGACCTGTTGCGCCAGGCCGGCAGCAGCGAAGGGCCGCAACTGCTCGACGAGCTGAGCGCCCTGGCCGGCAGCGCCGGCGCGGCCAAGGGCTTGCTGGTGCGCCTGCGGCACAGCCCGAATGTGAAGATCGAGGTGTGTGACGGAACGCAGGTGTTCAGCTGGGTGGAGGTCTGAGACGGGAGGGCTCTTCGTAGGAGCGAGCTTGCTCGCGAACGACTCCTCGGTGGAGCTGGTTCGCGAGCAAGCTCGCTCCTACAAACGATGGTTTGGTGCGGGTCAGTACAGCAGGTTGGCCAGCTTGCGGCGGTAGGTGGTGACCAGCGGGTGGTCGTTGCCGAGCAGGTCGAATACCTGCACCAGGGTCTTGCGCGGCAGGCCGTCGCCGTAGTCGCGGTTGCGCTGGAACAGGCGCAGCAGGCCGTCCATCGCCGCTTCGTACTGCTGGCGGGCGAGTTGCTGCACGGCCAGTTGGTAGGCCGCTTCGTCATCGTTGGCGTCGGCCGCGAGGCGGGTCTTCAGGGCGGCGGCGTCGGGCAGGTCGGCGGCCTGGCGAAGGAAGGTCAGCTGCGCCTTCGCGGCGGCCAGGGCCTGCTTGTGCTCGTCGCTCTTCACCGCGCCAAGCACGGTTTCCGCTTCACTAAGCTCGCCGCGTTCGGCCAGGCAGCGGGCGTACAGGATCAGCGCGGCGGCGTTGGTGTTGTCTTCGCTCAGCAGGGCCTTGAGCTGGGCCTCGGCGTCGGCGAAGCGGCTCTCGGCGAAAGCCGCCTGGGCCGCTTCCAGCGGATTGGCGGCGGGCGCGGCCGGCGGCTGCACGTGTTGCTCGAGCATCTGGCGAATCGCCGATTCCGGCTGCGCACCGGCGAAGCCGTCGAGCGGCTGGCCGTCCTTGAACAGCACCACGGTGGGCAGGCTGCGGATACCGAAGCGCATCACGATGTCCTGCTCGACATCGCAGTTGACCTTGGCCAGCAGCAGTTCCCCCTGGTACGACTCGGTGATCTGCGCGAGCAGCGGCATCAGCGATTTGCACGGGGCGCACCAGTCGGCCCAGAAGTCGACCAGCACCGGCTTGTGGAAGGAGTTCTGGATCACCAGCTGGTCGAAGTTGGCCGAGCTGACGTCGAAGATGTAGGGGGTATCGCTCATGGGGGCTCTCGTCGTGCGCAGGGGCGATGAATTCGGGGTGCCACTATAAGTGGGGGCGCGGCGTGGGGAAACAAGCACGGGTCGACCAGCCTCTGCGCCTGTGCGTAGGTGGGATTGCTTTTTGTGGGAACGACCGGACGGCCTTATCTCTCGCGCCGTGCGTGGTACAGGCTGACCTTGCGGAATTCGTGGGGCTCGGCCAGGTCCGGCCAGGTGCAGGCGTCGAGGATGTCCAGGCGCCGGTATAGCGGGTGCTGGAAGTCGCGGACCCGCGAGTCGGCCACCAGGGCTTCGCGGCCGCGGCCGAGGAAGGCGTCGAGCAGCGGCAGGTTGGCGCGGTCGTAGAGCACGTCGGCGACCAGGATCAGGTCGTAGTCGTCGGCTTCCTTGAAGAAATCGTCGGAATAGCTCAGCTCCACGCCATTGAGCTCGGCGTTCGCGCGGCTGGCGGCCAGGGCCAGCGGGTCGAGGTCGCAGGCCACCACTTCGCGGGCGCCGGCCTTGACCGCGGCGATGGCGGCGATGCCGGAGCCGGCGCCGAAGTCCAGCACGCGCTTGCCGGCGACCCACTCCGGGTGCTCGGCCAGCCAGCGTGCCATGGCCAGGCCGCTGGCCCAGCAGAAGCACCAGTAGGGCGGCTCTTCGAGGATGCGCCGGGTTTCCTCGGGGTTGAACTGGCGATCCATGTTGTCGGCGTCGATCAGCCACAGCGAGAGCTCGGTGCCGGGCAGGCGCTCGGCGACCAGGCGCGCGTCGCCGAGCAGTTCGACGAGGGCCTGCTGCAACTCGCGCGGCGGATTCACGGTGCCTGCTCCAGGCGCAGTTCGCCGAGGGCCTGCGATTGCGCAGCGGCGATCGGGATGGGGCGCAGGCGCCAGGCCAACTGGCCGTTCTGCGCGACCCGCACGTGCAGCTCGACGCGTGCGCCGGCTGGGAAGGCGCTCGGATCGAAGCGCAGGCTGAAGGGCAGGGCGCCGCCGTTGCCGAGCAGGTCGAGGCTGGCGAGGGCACCTTGCGGGTGATCGCGTTGGTCCATCAGCAGCAGCGCCACTTCCACTTCCGCGCCGGCCGGCAGGTAGCCACGGGCACTGGTGATAGTGCCGGACAGTTCGCGCTGGTTGGCCGGCAGCGGCGCGCTGGCCTTGGCCTGCGACATGGCGGACGGCTGCTCGGGAGCGGGTTGCTTGCTCGAGCAGGCGGCCAGCAGTGCCAGGGTGAAGAGGCAGAGGAGGCGGAGTGGCATGGGGCGGTGTCCCTCGCGACGGATTCCAGGGCGGCGTGTATAGCCTAAAGTGTGGGGCTTGTCTTGCGGGAATGCTCGGCTGGTCGATGGGCAGCAGCGGATGCGCTACCATTGGCGATCTTTCTGTAGGGCCTTTCCTGCCATGCATTGTCCGTTCTGCGCTGCCAATGACACCAAAGTCATCGACTCGCGCCTGGTCGCCGAGGGCGATCAGGTCCGCCGCCGCCGCGAATGCCTGGCCTGCGGCGAGCGCTTCACCACCTTCGAGACCGCCGAGCTGGTCATGCCGCGCCTGATCAAGCAGGACGGCAGCCGCCAGCCGTTCGACGAGGACAAGCTGCGCGCCGGCATGCAGCGCGCGCTGGAGAAGCGTCCGGTGGGCGTCGATCGCCTGGAAGAAGCCATCGCCCACATCAAGCACAAGCTGCGCGCGACCGGTGAGCGCGAGGTGAAGTCGCGGGTGCTCGGCGAGTTGGTGATGGCCGAGCTGCAGAAGCTCGACGAAGTCGCCTACATCCGCTTCGCCTCGGTCTACCGGCGCTTCCAGGACCTCAACGAGTTCCGCGAAGAGATCGAGCGCCTGGCGCGCGAGCCGTCCAAGGAATGAGCGCCGTCGACCAGGCCCATATGGCGCGCGCGCTGGAACTGGCGCGCAAGGGGCTCTATTCGACCCATCCGAATCCGCGCGTCGGCTGCGTGATCGTCAAGGACGGCCAGGTGCTCGGCGAAGGCTGGCACGTCCGCGCAGGCGAACCGCACGCCGAGGTCCACGCCCTGCGCCAGGCCGGCGAGCAAGCCCGCGGCGCCACCGCCTACGTGACCCTGGAACCCTGCAGCCACTTCGGCCGTACGCCGCCGTGCGCCGACGCCCTCGTCAAAACCGGCGTTTCCCGCGTCGTGGCGGCCATGCAGGACCCCAACCCGCAAGTCGCCGGACGCGGCCTGCTGCGTCTGGCCGAGGCCGGCATCGAGGTTTCCTCCGGCGTGCTGGAGGCCGAGGCCCGCGAGCTCAACGTCGGCTTCATCAAGCGCATGGAGTGCGGCCTGCCGTTCGTCCGCGTGAAGCTGGCGATGAGCCTGGATGGCCGCACCGCCATGGCCAGTGGCGAGAGCCAGTGGATTACTGGCCCGGCCGCGCGCCGTGCGGTGCAGCGCCTGCGTGCGCGCTCCAGCGTGGTGCTCTCTGGCGCCGATACCGTGCTGCTGGACGACGCCCGCCTCACCGTGCGCCCCGACGAGCTGGGCCTAGACACCGAGCAGACTGCCCTGGCCGCCGCGCGTCAGCCGCTGCGCGTGCTGGTCGATGGCCACCTGCGGGTGCCGCTGGATGCGCCTTTCTATCGGGCCGGGCCGGTGCTGGTCGCCAGTTGCGCTGCGCGCGAGGGCTTCGCCGCCGACGGTCGCGAGCTGCTCGTCGTGCCGGGTAGCGATGGCCATGTCGATCTGCCGCAGTTGCTCGCCGAACTGGGCCGGCGCGGTGTCAACGAGGTGCTGGTGGAAGCCGGTCCGCGCCTGGCTGGCGCCTTCGCTCGCCAGGGGCTGGTGGACGAGTACCAGATCTTCGTGGCGCCCAAGCTGCTCGGTTCCAGCGCCCGTCCGCTGCTGGAGCTGCCGCTGGAGAAGATGGCCGAGGCGCGCGAGCTGCGCATCCTCGACATCCGGGCGGTGGGCGACGACTGGCTGGTCACTGCGCGTCCCGCCTGAAGCGTTCCGATCCGATTTCCTCATCCTTCCCGCGAATGCGGAGACTCACCCAACTGAATCTTCCGACTTGCGGCCGCCTGTGGTAAAACGCCACACGCGGCCGGCTTTGCAACGGCCGCGATTGACGTTCTCAGGGCGGGGTGCAAGTCCCCACCGGCGGTAATGGCGCGCAATGCGTCTAGCCCGCGAGCGCTTGCCACGACCGGCTTTCACGGCGGAGCGGCAAGGTCAGCAGACCCGGTGCGATTCCGGGGCCGACGGTAACAGTCCGGATGAAGAGAGAACGGGATGAGCCTGCGCTCGGCGTGCCTGCGCGCGTCCGCAAAAGTCCCTTCGATCCGATTTGCCCTGTTTTTCCCAAAACAGGAGTTCAGTTGCATGCACCACCCCTTCGTTTTCCGTCCGCTGGCCCGTGCCGGCGCGCAGCCGCATAGCGCTGCCCAGGAGGCCCCATGTTCACCGGCATAATCGAAGCCATCGGCACCATCCGCTCGATCACCCCCAAGGGCGGTGACGTGCGCCTCTACGTGCAGACCGGCAAGCTGGACCTCGGCGACGTCAAGCTCGGCGACAGCATCGCGGTCAACGGCATCTGCCTCACCGCCGTGGACCTGCCCGGCGACGGCTTCTGGGCCGACGTCAGCCGCGAAACCCTCGCGCGCACCGCCTTCCACCAGCTCAAGGTCGGCAGCAAAGTGAACCTGGAGAAGGCCCTGACCCCGACCACCCGCCTGGGCGGCCACCTGGTCAGCGGCCACGTCGACGGCGTCGGCGAGATCGTCAAGCGCGAGGATAACGCCCGCGCCATCCAGTTCACCGTGCGCGCGCCGCGTGAGCTGGCCAAGTACATCGCGCTCAAGGGCTCGATCACCGTCGACGGCACCAGCCTGACGGTCAACGCCGTGAACGGCGCCGAGTTCGAGCTGACCATCGTCCCGCACACCCTGGTCGAGACGATAATGGACGACTACCGCCCGGGCCGTGAGGTCAACCTCGAGGTCGACCTGCTGGCGCGCTACCTCGAGCGCCTGCTGCTCGGCGACAAGGCCGCCGAGCCCAGCGCCCCTGGCATCACCGAAGCATTCCTGGCCGAAAACGGCTTCATGAAGCACTGATTAGGAGCTGCCCAGATGGCACTCAACAGCATCGAAGAACTGGTCGAAGACATCCGCCAAGGCAAGATGGTCATCCTCATGGATGACGAGGACCGCGAGAACGAAGGTGACCTGATCATGGCCGCCGAGTGCGTCCGCACCGAAGACATCAACTTCATGGCCAAGCACGCCCGCGGCCTGATCTGCATGCCGATGACCCGCGAGCGTTGCGAGCGCCTCGGCCTGCCGCTGATGGTGCAGCGCAACGGTTCCGGCTTCGGCACCAAGTTCACCGTTTCCATCGAGGCCGCCGAAGGCGTGACCACCGGCATCTCCGCCGCCGACCGCGCCCGCACCGTGCAGGCCGCCGCCGCCAAGAATGCCGTGGCTGCCGATATCGTCAGCCCCGGCCACATCTTCCCGCTGATGGCCCAGCCCGGCGGCACCCTGGCTCGCGCCGGCCACACCGAAGCTGCCTGCGACCTGGCGCGCATGGCCGGTTTCGAGGCTTCCGGGGTGATCTGCGAGATCATGAACGACGACGGCACCATGGCCCGCCGTCCGGAACTGGAAGAATTCGCCAAGCAGCACGGCATCAAGATCGGCACCATCGCCGAGCTGATCCACTACCGGCTGATCCACGAGCGCACCGTCGAGCGCCTGGCCGAACAGCCGCTGGACACCGAGCTCGGCCAGTTCAAGCTGATCACCTACCGCGACTCCGTGGAAGGCGAAGTGCACCTGGCGCTGACCCTCGGCAGCATCTGCGCCGAAGAAGCGACCCTGGTGCGCGTGCACAACATGGACCCGCTGCGCGACCTGCTGATGGTCAACCAGGCCGGTCGCTGGAACCTGCGCGCGGCCATGGCCAAGGTGGCCGAAGCCGGCCGTGGCGTGGTGCTGCTGCTCGGTCACCAGATCGGCGGCGAGGACCTGCTGGCCCATGTGCGCGAAATCGCCAACCCGGCGGCGGCGCCCAAGCCGACCACCACCTACAGTACGGTAGGGGCCGGTTCGCAGATCCTGCGCGACCTCGGCGTGCGCAAGATGCGCCTGATGTCGGCGCCGATGCGCTTCAACGCGATATCCGGTTTCGACCTGGAAGTTGTAGAATACCTGCCCGCTGAATGACCGCCTGCCGCCGCGCCCCGCGCGCGGCGGCCGTGCCTCAGCCCATTTCTTTCGGGGTGCCCCGAGCGCCCCGGCTCTTTAGACAAACGAGACCTGTCCATGACCCTGAAGACCATCGAAGGTACCTTCATCGCCCCCAAAGGCCGTTTCGCCCTGGTGGTCGGCCGCTTCAACAGCTTCGTCGTCGAAAGCCTGGTGAGCGGCGCCATCGATGCCCTGGTTCGCCACGGCGTCGCTGAAAGCGAAATCACCATCATCCGTGCCCCGGGCGCCTTCGAGATCCCGCTGGTAGCGCAGAAAGTCGCCAAGCGCGGCGAGTTCGACGCCATCATCGCCCTCGGCGCGGTCATCCGTGGCGGCACCCCGCATTTCGAGTATGTCGCCGGTGAGTGCACCAAGGGCCTGGCCCAGGTCTCCCTGCAGTTCGACGTACCGGTCGCCTTCGGCGTGCTGACCGTCGACTCCATCGAACAGGCCATCGAGCGTTCCGGCACCAAGGCCGGCAACAAAGGCGCCGAAGCCGCGCTGTCCGCCCTGGAAATGGTGAGCCTGCTGTCGCAGCTGGAGGCCAAGTGAGCAACACCGACAACGGTGCTCCGGCCAAACCGGCCAAGCCGAACAAGATCGCCATGCGCCGCAAGGCCCGCAGCCTCGCGGTGCAGGCCCTGTACTCCTGGCACATGGCCGGTC is a genomic window of Pseudomonas knackmussii B13 containing:
- a CDS encoding sugar nucleotide-binding protein; amino-acid sequence: MRMRLMLLGGGNALGQALIRLGAEEDIGFLAPRPPETGWDASSLTLLLDETRPDAVINLAYYFDWFQAETVDEARLAGQERAVERLAELCQHHDILLLQPSSYRVFDGARATAYSEKDEPMPLGRRGQALWRMEQWVRATCPRHVLLRFGWLIDDSLEGSLGRFLERTRLDQEFFLADDRRGNPTPVDDAARVILSVLKQLDCQAPLWGTYHYGGLEATTTLALGQVIVAEARALSGQNLRDPSAQAHAVRADASEEPQHAVLACKKILHTFGIKPRAWRAALPTLLDRYYRRG
- a CDS encoding NAD-dependent epimerase/dehydratase family protein, giving the protein MADISPASAAPILITGGAGFIGSHLADALLARGYRVRVLDNLSAGKRENLAAGVELLVGDVADATVVRHALSGCQAVVHLAAVASVQASVDDPVATHQSNFIGTLNLCEAMREEGVKRVLFASSAAVYGQNGQGTAITEDLPKSPLTPYAADKLASEHYLDFYRRQHGLEPAIFRFFNVYGPRQDPSSPYSGVISIFTQRAQAGQPITVFGDGEQTRDFIYVADLVQLLVQALEAQQVVEGAVNVGLNQVTSLNQLLAEIGQLVGGLPAVTHTEARAGDIRHSRADNSRLLAHFSLAQPTPIGVGLARLLGR
- a CDS encoding SirB2 family protein; the encoded protein is MYPLLKALHITFALSSAALFCWRLALSWRGRRTRGWQRWAPHLVDTLLLLSALALVHLAMPWPLPRWLQAKLGLLLGYIVLAGFALRSTQRPTKTLFSVLALGALGGIFYLALAKPWW
- a CDS encoding OmpW/AlkL family protein yields the protein MFKTPLAAALLAATVAAPFAAQAADEFMGHRAGDFIIRGGFATVAPNDDSGNVKLDGNKVSGTKATVDSDTQLGLTFSYLFTDQLGVELVAATPFNHQVDVKGLNHATGLTGLDGKLADVKQLPPTVLLQYYPMGGQNNPFQPYAGIGVNYTTFFDENLSSQREDQGFSNLKLQDSWGLAGELGFDYMLNPHALVNVSVWYMDIDTKASVDGPSALGVQKTKVNVDVDPWVYMVGFGYKF
- a CDS encoding DUF3299 domain-containing protein; this encodes MKKVSLALGLFLVLLASGSALAGEPRTLTWPQLIPEGAPPPPPPVPMHDLSKLADTLNAESAPAAKQQTPNAPVVQALDGQQVKLPGYVVPLDVAADGEVREFLLVPYYGACIHVPPPPSNQIVYVHDAKGVKMDELYQPFWVTGKISVKALDSDLAQAGYQLKADEVAPYEYEGQ
- a CDS encoding ABC transporter permease codes for the protein MYLFRLALASLANRRFTALLTVFAIALSACLLLAVERVRSEARASFASTIAGTDLIVGARSGSINLLLYSVFRIGNATNNIRWESFETVKESPLVKWAIPISLGDSHRGYRVMGTDASYFEHYHYGHDQALQLAEGRPFGQDLFDVVLGAEVAEALHYKLGDHIVLSHGVSTISLVQHADKPFTVVGILARTGTPVDRTLHISLAGMEALHVDWKNGVPARGDGRISADQARAMNLQPTAITAFLLGLKSKVATFALQRQINEYDGEPLLAILPGVALQELWGLMGTAEKALFVVSLFVVLTGLIGMLTAILTSLNERRREMAILRSVGARPWHVFSLLVAEAFALALAGVALGLSLLYVGIGAAQGFVQANYGIYLPLAAPSAYEWSLLGGILLAALLMGCVPAWRAYRQSLADGLSIRL
- a CDS encoding ABC transporter ATP-binding protein, with product MDDLLELRDLGFAWPGQAELLDIPHFALRRGETLFLKGPSGSGKTTLLGLLGGVQKPQRGSIRLLGEDLAQLSAARRDHFRVDHTGYIFQQFNLLPFLSVLENVELPCHFSRSRAARAQERHGSVAEASRALLAHLGLGDAALQQRRADNLSIGQQQRVAAARALIGQPELVIADEPTSALDADAREAFLQLLFAECRDAGASLLFVSHDQSLARLFDRSLSLADLNRAATAPGI
- a CDS encoding DUF2796 domain-containing protein; the protein is MRPLLLALALLPFAAAQAHDEHQHSLGKHEHGVAQLNVALDGKTLELEVDSPAMNFVGFEHPASSAADQATVAAARIQLGKPLELFVPPVAANCSVTEVELSSPLFGNAKAEDHDDDGDEHEGHQHADINAHYTLTCASPEALASLDLAPLFKRFPATQKLVVQLIGPKGQQGAELTPSNSLLSF
- the trxA gene encoding thioredoxin; translated protein: MSDTPYIFDVSSANFDQLVIQNSFHKPVLVDFWADWCAPCKSLMPLLAQITESYQGELLLAKVNCDVEQDIVMRFGIRSLPTVVLFKDGQPLDGFAGAQPESAIRQMLEQHVQPPAAPAANPLEAAQAAFAESRFADAEAQLKALLSEDNTNAAALILYARCLAERGELSEAETVLGAVKSDEHKQALAAAKAQLTFLRQAADLPDAAALKTRLAADANDDEAAYQLAVQQLARQQYEAAMDGLLRLFQRNRDYGDGLPRKTLVQVFDLLGNDHPLVTTYRRKLANLLY